The genomic stretch TACTATAAGAGCATTGGCAGATTATATTCAGAAACACTTATCGGATACTTCAGAAAACCAGATTTTAGATCATAGTCAGGAAAAAAGTTCCCAGCCGGAACAAGACCCTTATGAATTGTCTGGAGTTCAGAAATCGATCTATTTAGCTAATGAAATTTCTGGGCAAAGTTCCGTATATAACATTCATGGAGCTTTTAAGATAAGAGGAGAAGTACATGTAGAAGCATTAGAAAAGGCCTTGATAGAAGTCATAAAAAGACACCAGCCATTAAGAACCTTATTTATTAAAGATGATGAAGGCAACGTACTTCAAAAGGTGATCTCAGAACAGGATATTACTTCCGAATTAGCCATTGAGAATCTGAACTCTATCAATGATGCCTATGAGCATTTGGAGAAAATATTTTCAACAGCATTTGATTTACAGAAAGAAAGACTGCTTAAAGTAGGGATCATACGGTTTGATGGTGATCAGGTGATCTTATACTACTGTATGCATCATATTATAGCAGATGGATGGTCATTAGAAGTATTTTTCCATGATTTATTGTACTTGTATAACAGAATAAGCAATAACCTTGAGAATGATCTGGCCCCGCTGAAATTGCAGTATAGAGATTATGTAAGTAGAGAAATTAATGAAAAGCAGCTTGAAGCTTCAAAGAATTATTGGTTAGAGAAGCTAAGTGGTGAAATTCCGGTTCTTAATTTCCCGACATCCTATCCAAGACCATCTGTTCAGACTTATTCAGGGAGCTCTTTAAAATTTGAAATTCCTGAAGAGGTTTATATACCGTTGAAAAAACTGTGCTCAGATCATCATATTACTTATTTTAATGGATTGCTGAGCTGCTTATATGTATTATTACATAAGTATACAGGGCAAAAAGATATCATTGTGGGAGCTCCTGTTGCCAATCGGGACGATATAGATTTTCAGAATCATGTAGGTCTATTTATCAATACAGTTCCTTACAGATTGATGATAGAGGAAGGAAGCTCGTTTAAAAATATACTGGCATCGGCTAAAAAAATAATTACAGAGGCCAATAAATATTCGAAATATCCGTTCAGTGAGCTGGTTGAAGATCTGAATATAGCAAAAGATCCCAGCCATAGCCCATTATTTGATATAATGGTTAACTTTCAAACCGGTTTATTGAAGAATAAGCTGGAGAATGGGGATATCATGGAGAAAATCAATACTCCCCAGCTAAAATCTAAATTTGATTTGTCCTTTTATTTTCAGGAAATGGAAGGGCAATCCGGAGCTGTGGTCATTTATAATACAGACTTATTCACTTCAGAATTTATAAGACAGCTGTGGGAGAATTTTATCTGCCTGACAGAAGAACTGCTTAAAAATATTTCAACTGATATTGCTAAGCTTACTTACGTTTCTGCACAGCAAAGAGACAGGATTATTAACGAATTTAACAGCTCTGACAGTATTGATATCCCGGATACAAGCATTTCTCAATTATTTGAAGATATTTCCGGAGCAATTCCAAGTAAGACCGCTATTATTTACAAGAATGAGCTTTTTTCATATTCATATCTAAGGGAAAAAGTTAATCGTTTATGTCATTATCTGGAACAGGAATATCAGATCTTACCACAATCTAAGGTCATTGTTGTTCTGGAGAGAAACCAATGGCTTCCTGTTACATTTTTAGCAATTTTAAAGCTGAAAGCCATCTATATTCCGATTGATAATAAGCACCCGGAAAGTTTTGTTTACAGTGTTGCAGAAGAATGTAAAAGCAATTTAATTATAGATGCTGCATTTATAAAAGACTTTTTAGAGAGAGAAAATCAATACTCATCAGAGTATGATGCAGAACTGAACGTTCAGAATGAGATCAATACGATCATTTATACTACCGGATCTACCGGTAAACCCAAAGGGGTTATTATTAAGAATAAAAATATCCTTAACAGATTATTCTGGATGTGGAACAAATACCCATTTCATAATGGTGAAGTCTGTGCATTAAAGACTTCTATTGGATTTGTAGATCATATATGGGAATTATTTGGACCTCTTTTAAAAGGATGTACACTCTTATGTATTAATTCTGAAATTACTAATATTCCGGTACTGGTAGATACTTTGAACCAGCATAAAGTAAACCGGATTATTCTTGTTCCAACTCTTTTAAAAGAAATTCTTGAATATATAGATCATGAAAACAAAACGCTTGATCATTTAAAATACTGGACAAGTAGCGGAGAAGAACTATCCAAAAGTTTAAAGGAGAAATTCTATTCCATTTTTAATCGCAACCAACATACTCTGATTAATATATATGGATCAACCGAAGTAACAGCAGATGCTACTTATTTTGATTTTTCAGGAAGAAAGCAAACCCATCTGCCTATTTATGATGCCCGTATTGAAGAGAGCATAGATCTTATTTTGCAAAAATATAATGCTTCCAATAAAATCATAAATTCATCTTCTATTGAAGAAATACTGAAAGCCTTCAAAACAATGAAAATGCAGGCTCCGGTTTCTTCCGAGAATTACATGAAGTTTCTTGATGGAGTATTGTTGCCTAACATGGTGAATGTTAATCATACCAAATTTATAGGGCACATGACAGGACCTATTCCTGATTTTTCCCTAAGCATCAGTAACCTGGTTGTAAAGCTTAATCAAAATCTTGTGAAGGTGGAAACTTCAGCAGCGGCTACAATGATTGAAAATCAGGTGATAGAAGAACTTCACAAAATGATTTTTAATTTGCCGGAGTCATTCTATATCAATCATTCCCATCAGACAGGAGGTACTTTAGGGATATTTACCAATGGAGGGACATTATCCAATATTACCGCAATGTATAATATTATCAATAAGTTACTTCCTGCTGATCAATCCTATAGAGGATATCAGGAGTCGGGACTTATTGCAGGCCTTCGTCATTACGGCTACGAAAGAGTCGTAATTATGGGAAGCAGATGGTGTCATTACTCTATTGAAAAAGCGTTGAAGCTATTTGGGCTGGGAAGAGATTCTTTTGTGGAGCTGTTATTTGAGAATAAATCGGATAAAGAAATAGAGGAGGCCGTAAACCAAAAGATTGAAGAGTTAAAAAAAGAAAATACATTAATATTAAGTATTGTAGGAATTGCCGGTACTACAGAGTCAGGGGTTGTAGAACCGTTGTCTTTACTCGGTAAAATTGCCCGTGAGCATCAGATTCACTTTCATGTGGATGCTGCTTTTGGAGGTGCTTTTATATTCTCAGAAAAATATAAACATCTGCTTTCGGGAATTGAAGAAGCAAACTCTATTACCATTTGTGCTCACAAACAACTTCTTTTACCAATAGGGAGTAGCTTTTGTTTATTTGCCGATCCATTGATGACTAAGTTTGCAGAGCATCATACCCATTATCAGGCCAGAAAAAACTCTTATGATCTTGGGAAATTTACAATTGAGGGAACCCGCAATTTCAATTCCTTAATTTTACACTCTCTTTTACAGGTTTTTGGAAAAGAAGGGATTGCGAAAGTGGTGGAAACTAATTTTGAAACTTCCCAGTATTTCATTTCTCTACTAAAAAATACAACCGCATTTGAAGTTTTTGAATCTCATGATCTTAATATTGTACTATACCGTTATATTCCGTTCTCACTAAGAAATAAAACAAGTTTTACTTCTGATGAAATAAGATTTATTAATGATATCAATGTGAAACTACAGAAAATTCAGTTTGAACGCGGAAATTCATTTGTCTCGTATACGAAGATTAAAACGGCATACTCTGAAGATTTACAGGTATTTTTAAGAACTGTATTCTTAAACCCGTACACCTCACAGGAAGATTTAAGAGAGATTCTTATTGAACAGGAAAACATCGCTCAGGAAATCGATCCTTTCCTAAAAAATGAATGGAAGGAAAACACCCATCAGTTATCTGTTTTAGGAGATAAAAAAGAGCCGATCACGATTGGAAAACCTATTTCAAATGTCAGAATTTACATATTTGATACAAACATGCAGATTGTTCCTGTAGGAGTGGAAGGGATTATTTATATAGGAGGTCATAACGTTACCGAAGGATATTATCAGGATGATGAGCTTACCGGAAACAAGTTTGTGCCTAATCCACTGAATCCTGAAGAAATATTATTCAGAACAGATGATGTCGGAAAATGGTCGTCTGAAGGAAATATTATTTATCTTGGAAGAAATGATTTTCAATATAAAATCCGTGGAAATAGGATTGATTTACAGTATATTGAAGAAAATGTAGTGCAGATTTCTAAGGTAAAAGATGCTGTAATTGTATTTAAAGATGAGCAGCTTATCGCTTATCTGATTGCTGATAAAGATATAGAGTTTACGGCAGTTCATGAAGCGCTTAGGAAAAGTATACCAGTGTATATGATTCCTAATCAGTTTATACTTTTGGATAGCTTTCCGCAAACTTCCAACGGAAAAATAGACAGAAAGAAACTGAATCCGGAATTAGGTATTTTACTTACGGATAACAGAGCCTATGAGAGTGCAAGAGACACTACTGAAGAAAAAATACTTGAGTTTTGGTCAGTCTTATTTGAAGATAAAAAAATCTCGGTACATGATGATTTTTTCCTGCTGGGAGGGCATAGTTTACATTTGATGAAGCTGATTCAGTTATATCGAAATGCTTTTAATGTAGATATATCTATAGAAGCTATGTTTTTAAATACCAGCATAGCCCAACACGCAATGCTCATACGAGACGGAAAAAACAGCTGGGAAAGTATTTCCAAAGCACCAGATTTAGATTCTTATCCATTAACAGATGGGCAGATTAAAATGTGGGAAGCCGCGCAATCTGTACGCTCATCCGCATCTCACCACATGACGGGAGCATTGTCGGTTTATAGGGATCTTGATACAGAACTTTTCTGCCAGGCTGTTAAAGAAGTGGTAAAAAGACATGAAGCATTAAGAACGAATTATATAATAGGAGATAATCATGAGGTGAGGCAAATCATTACTCCTTATGAGCAAACTTCTTTTGAAATAGAAGTCATAGAAGCTTCAGATTGGAGTGTAGAAGAGATCAAAAAATATGTAAAAGAAAAAAATGATTTGTTGTTTGATCTATCTAAAGATCCTTTGTTACGGGTAATATTGTTCAAAAAATCATCAGATCACTTTATATTCGCATACTGTGTTCATCATATTGCCAGTGATATGAGATCTATGAAAATTTTTGCAGGAGATCTATGGTATATGTATCAGTATCTGAGCTCTGTAGAAGCCATTTCCTTAGCTCCTTTGGCTATTCAGTATAAAGATTATGCATATTGGTATAGTCAGAATAAAGGAGCTTTTTATGCAAGGAATAATGCATTTTACAGTAAGCAGCTAAAGGATTATACTTCTTTGGATCTTCCTACTGATCATAATAGACCAGCTATAAAAACCTATCATGGAAAGACTTACTATTTCAAAATAGGAAGTGAAATTTATAAAGGTTTAAAGAAACAGACTGAAGACTATGGAGTCACTCCATTTATTTTCCTGTTCAGTGCTCTGAATACTCTTTTTTATAAATATACCCAACAGGAAGATATTACCTTGGGTGTAACGGTAGAAAACAGGAAACATATAGAAACAGGTAATCTTATAGGATTTTTTGTGGAGACCTTACCGTTCAGAACGATGGTAGTGCCGCCAAAAGATTTCAGGTTTTTGTGTCAGACCATCCAGGAGCAGTTTTTACAGTACCTTCATCATACTCCATTTTCTTTTAATGAAGTGGTAAAAGAAATAGGGGAGAGAAGAAACCCTTCCAGGCTTCCATTGTTTGATGTAATGGTTAATTATGAAAATTACGAAGAGAACAGAGCTATGCCGCAACAGGTAGAGCCATTGATCATGGACAAAGAAACGGCACAGTATGATTTGTTATTCGGTATAAGAGAAAATGAGGAATCATTTGATATTAAAATTGAATACAATACAGACCTTTATGAAAGTGATACCATAGAAAGAATTGCTGAGCATTTTACCAATATCGTGATCTCAGCCATTGATAATGGAGCTTTAGAGTTGTATAAACTTGATTATTTGACTTTAGAAGAAAAAAACAACTAATAAACGAACATGAAAAACATAAAGACAATTTTAGATTTTTTTGAAATTTCTAAAAATGAGTATCCAGATAAAGTAGCGGTTAAATACAAAGAGAATAGCTTAACATACAGAGAACTGGATGAAATGTCAGATCATTTAGCCTCTTTTATCTCGAAAAAAGCAGGAACTCTTAATAATGATTTTATTGGAGTAATGCTGGAGAAAAATCAGTATTTTATTGTAGCAATTTTGGCAGTTATAAAACTAGGATGTGCCTATGTTCCCATAGATATCAATTCTCCTGAAGAAAGACTTTCTTTCATAAAAGAAGACAGCAATTGTCAACTTATTATTGATAAGGACGTAATGGATTCTTTTTTGACAACTCCTAAGGAAAAAACATCCTTAAGTTTGGAAATCTTACCAGAAGATTTTTTATATCTTATTTATACTTCAGGGACTACCGGGAATCCAAAAGGAGTGGCAATTACTCATTCCAATCTGATCAATCTGCTATTTCACGAGGATACTGTTTTTGATTTTCAGCCATCAGATGTATGGACCGTGTTTCATTCCCAATGCTTCGATTTTTCGGTATGGGAAATCTTTTGTCCGCTATTAACAGGTGGAATGCTGATTATCTTAGACAAAGAAACAGCACAGGACCCTGCACTGGTGAAAAAGAATATAGAAGCCGAAGGAGTAACCATGCTTAGTCTTACTCCATCTGCTTTTTATGCTCTTACTCCTGTTTTTACAGCTGATTTTAAACCTAATAAATTAAGGCACTTGTTTTTTGGAGGCGAAAAACTATTGCCTGTTGCCTTGTCATGGTGGAGAAAGAATTATCCTGAACTTCAGTTTATGAATTTATATGGAGCTACAGAGACTACCATACATACTACCTATAAGGTAATAACCGATAAAGAGATTTCTGAAAATATCAGTAACATCGGAAAAGCACTTCCTGGTTATCAATGTTTTGTAGTTGGGAAATATCTGGAGAAGGTACCGTTTGGAGCCGAAGGAGAGCTTGCTGTGGCAGGAGGAAGTGTAGCCAGGGGCTATATAAATAATGAAGAGCTTACGCATAATAAATTTGTAGATAATCCTTACGGAGAAGGAGAAAAACTCTATCTGACAGGTGACATCGTTAAGCTGATGCCCAATGGAGAAATGATTTATAAAGGCCGTAAAGACAGACAGGTAAAAATAAGAGGGCACAGAATCGAATTGGGAGAGATAGAGACGGTTATCTTAAAAAATATTCCGGAAATAAGCCAGGTTGTAGCAGAAATTAAAGAGTTTAATAATGACCAGTTAATTGTTTGCTACTATAGTTCTGAGGAAGAGATCAATAAAGCAGATTTGGCAAACCGTTTAAAAGATATGTTACCGGAATACATGATTCCAAAGGTTTATATCAGGATAGACAAATTTGTTCTCAACGTCAATGGAAAGATTAGTTATGAAATGTTACCCGATGTGAGCTCTGATGATTTCATTAAAAGAGAATTTGTTCCTGCGAAAAATGAAATTCAGAAAGAACTGATTGCAATATGGGAAGACGTTCTGGGAATAGAAAATATAGGAATTGAAGATGATTTTTTTGAATTAGGAGGGGATAGTCTCAACGGAATAAAAATCGTGAATACTATCAATAAGAAATTTGAAATTTCTATGAATGTAGTAGATGTTTTTGAAAAGAAAACAATTTGGGAAATGTCAGAATTGCTGGAGTTTCTTGTAGGAAATTATAACAATCCCAATGCTGAAGAAGAATTTGATATAACAACGATTTAAGCCATGGAAATAATTGAAAAACTACGTTCATTAGGGATTTCTCTGCATGCTAATGGACAGAATATCGATATAAAGTCACCCAAAGACGCACTTACACCTGAAATTATAGCAGAAATAAAACTCAATAAAACTCAGTTATTGAATTTATTATCTATGAAAGCGGCTATTAAAAAGGCCCCGGAACAAAAAGAGTATCCGGTTTCGGATTCTCAATACAGATTATGGATACTCAGTAATATTGAACATCCATCTCTGTATACTATTTCTGCTCATAGGGAATTGCATATAGAATCAGAAGAGGATTTCAAAAAAGCCATTTATCTGGTAACGGAAAGACATGAATCCTTAAGAACGATATTTAAGCAAAATAGTTCCGGCGAATTAAAACAAATCGTTTTACCCGTATCTTCATTTCCGTTTAATGTAGGAACTTATGATATTGCAGGCTATAACCTGGCAGATCAGGAGATTTTTATACAGAAAAAGATAAAAGAAATATCAGATATCCCTTTTGACCTTGAAAAAGGTCCGCTGATCAGAGTGTTATTATGCAAAACAGAGGATCATAAGTTTTCACTTTATTACCAGATGCATCATATCATCAGTGACGGATGGTCTATGAAACTACTGGAAAGAGATATTTTTGAATATTATCATTCCTTAATAGAGGGCCGTGCCTGCAGCTTGGAACCCTTAGCTGTTCAATATAAAGATTATACGTTATGGCAGTTGGAAAGCCTGGAAAATGGCAACTTTGATGATCATAAAAAGTATTGGAAAGAAAAGCTTGCCGGTGAACTACCCATATTAAATTTACCTGCAATAAGCGAAAGTGCAGGAAATAGCACAGGTGGTTACTGTCTGGAAACATCTTTGGATGAAGAAACCGTAGCAAGATTATATGATTTCTGCAGAGAGCGAAAAGGAAGTCTTTTTGTAGGACTGCTAACGGTATGGAAAACATTATTGTATCACTACACTTCTCAAAAAGATATTATTATTGGCATTCCTGTTTCAGGAAGAGTTCATCATGAACTGGAAGATCAGGTAGGTTTCTATGTAAATACACTGCCAATCAGAAATATTTTAGATACTTCAAAAGGTTTTTCAGGACTCTATGATGAAATCAATACCTCATTTCAGGAAGCATCCCGCCATCAGGTATACCCATTCAGTAATATTCTTCATGATCTGAATAATACAGGGAGAGACGATAAACGAAATTCCTTATTTGATGTTTTCTTTACCCTGGATAGTTATGAGAAAAAAGAGGAATACCTTAATGACTCTTTTGTAAAAGAAAATGAAATACAGGATAAGGGATACAGGCTCGTTAAATTTGGACTCGAAGTATCTTTTAAAGAAAATGAACAGAATATAGGCTTTTCTGTGTCTTACAATCATGATTTGTATAATAAAGAACAGATTGTAAGTCTTATAGACTATTTTAAGCAGATTCTATATACCGTTTTATCATTCCCTGAAACTCCGGTTGAAGAAATTAATATTCATACCCCTGTACAATATAACCAGTTGGTATATGGGTTCAATAATACAGATTCAGATTACCCGAAGGATAAAACTATTGTAGACACATTCAGGGAACAGGTTCAAAGAAATCCACAACATCCTGCAGTTATTTATGAAGATAGAAAACTATCATATCATGAGTTGGATGTATTATCAGATGAACTATGTAAAGCATTTATTTATCAATATAAAATCAGTCCTCATAGCCTTATAGGAGTAAAGCTGGACAGAAGTGAGTGGGTGATTGTTGCCTTCTTGGCAGCCTTGAAATCAAGATGTACTTATGTACCTATTGATCCTTCTTATCCCCAGGAAAGAATAGCCTTTATTGAAGAAAATTCAGGCTGTAGTATCATTGTAGATGAAACATTTATCAATGAATTTATTGTTGTTAAAGATCAGTTTTCAGCCATTTCTGTTCCTGATCAAACCGAAGTACTATCAACAGATGCAGCTTATGTAATCTATACTTCCGGATCCACCGGAAACCCGAAAGGAGTGGTATGTACCCATGGTAATGTTATCAGCTTGGTTAAGCCTGGTATTCCTATGGATATAACCACAAAAGACATCCTTTTTGCAACAGGATCCCCATCATTTGATATTACAACTTTTGAATATTATGGAGCATTACTAAATGGGGCAACCTTATTGATTTCTCCTCAAAAAGCACTCTTTAACCTGGATTTGATGGAGGAAATCATCAAAAAATATCAGGTTTCCATAGTTCATTTTATCCCATCCATTTTAAACAGAATTGTAGAACAGAATATAAAGCTTCTGGAAGGAGTTCAAAAATTGTTAACAGGAGGAGATCAGGTCTCTGCAGCTCAGGTTAATATTGTAATGAAGCATTATCCAGATCTGGAAGTATATCATGCGTATGGGCCTACAGAAAGTACAACCTTTTCCACTTTATATCATGTAAAGAAGCAATATACAATCATTCCTATAGGAGCCCCTTTTTTTAACCGAAAAATTTATATTCTGAATGAAAAGGGAAACCCAGTGCCAATAGGCGTGATTGGAGAAATTTATGTAGGAGGTGAAGGAGTTGCCAAAGGATATCTTGGACGAAATGATCTGACAGAAGAACGTTTTTTTGATAATCCATTTCTTCCGGGTGAGCGAATGTATAAAACAGGAGATCTTGGAGTATGGCAAAAAGAGGGAACTGTTCTTTTTAAAGGAAGAAATGATGATCAGATCAAAATTCACGGGTATAGAGTTGAGATTTCAGAAATAGAAAGCCGACTGAACCAACACCCAATGATTGATGGAGCTGTGGTGGTTGCAAAAAGAAACGAAAATAATGAGCATGACAGCCTGATAGCATTCATTAAAAAGAAGCAAAAGCTAAGATGGACACCTTCATTGGCCGAATACTTTATTTATGACGATGTTTCATATTATTCTTTAACGAATGATGAAAAAAGAAATACCCATTATAAAAAAGTATTTAATAAATACCTGAAAGATAAAGTTGTTGTAGATATAGGAACAGGAGCTGATGCCATCTTATCCCGTTTTTGTATTGAAGCAGGGGCTACCAAAGTATATGCAATAGAGATTCTGGAAGAAAGCTATAGAAAAGCATCTGAGAAAGTAGCTGAGCTAGGCTTACAGGATAAGATTATAGTAATTCATGGGGCCAGCCATCTTGTAGAGCTACCGGAAAAAGTAGATTTCTGTGTTTCTGAGATTGTAGGAAGTATTGGAGGAGCCGAAGGTGCTGCTAAGATCATCAATGATTCCCATAGATTTGTAAAATCAGCAGAAAATATAATCCCTAAAAGAAGTCTTACTAAAATAGCAGCGGTCTCATTACCGGATGACAGTCATGATTTTTTCCTGGATTCTCAAAGTACCTATTATATAGATCGTATTTTCGATCAGATAGGACGGAAATTTGATTTAAGAATGGGAATTGAAAACTTTTCTAAGGAATATATTATTTCAAATGATCAGCCATTTGAAGATTTAAATTTTACAGAAAAGGTAGAATTGGAATTGACTCATCAAGTACAGTTTCTGATTAATCAGGATGCTGACTGTACTGGTTTTATAGTATGGCTTACCCTGAATATTGATGATGATGAGATTATTGATACCCTTACAGATGAATACGTCTGGAAACCAATATACATCCCCCTTCCATTCGAAAAAATGGCAGTAAAAAAAGGAGATATTATCAAAGCTGACATTGAAAGAATAGTTCAGAATGGCATTAATCCTGATTTTATTATAAAAGGCTCAATACATCGTGGGAATCAGTTGCTGGATCAATTTGTAACAGTTTCTTATAATACAGATGAACATTATAAAAATGTCCCTTTTTATGATCATCTTTTTGATACAAATAAATATAATGACCTTTCTTCTGAAAACCTGAGAGCTTTCTTAGCAGAAGCACTGCCAGCCTATATGATCCCTAATAAATTTATTGAAATTACCGATTTTCCAACTACGGCAAATGATAAAATTGACAGGAAAAAGCTATTGTCTCTGGAAATTAGCAAGAAAAAAGATATTGTAGATCATACTATACCATTTACTCTGTTTGAGGAGATCCTTAAAAACGCATGGGAAGAAGTTTTAAAGTGCAAAGAAGTAAGCTTAAATGATAACTTTTTTGAACTGGGAGGAGATTCTATTAAAGCAATACAAATAACCTCTTTAATTAAACAAAAAGGGTATGTGCTGAAAGTAGAAGATATCCTGAAGAATGCTTACCTGTCACCTATTGCAAAATGTATCAAAGAAAATAAAAGAAATACAGACCAGTCTGAAGTAGTAGGAGAAATTCCATTATCCCCAATCCAAAAATTCTTTTTTGAATCAGATTTCATTGTCAATAAAAATTACTTTCATCAATCCTTACTCTTAAAATGGAAAGAGGAAGTTGATAGCCTTACCTTGAAGAAGGCATTTACTCATTTGGCGGGGCATCATGATGCCTTGCGAATGGTCTATACATACGAGGATAATACTTGGAGACAATATAACCTTGAGATAAAAGGTCTTGAGGATAATCTCCCGTTATATGAATATGATCTGAGAGAATACAGTAAGGAACAGCAGTTAGAAAAATTATATGAAATAGGGAGTGAACTGCATACTTCCTTTCATATAACTTCCGGGTTCCTTTTTAAAATCGCACATTTCAGGATGTCTGATGGTGATCGTGTACTCCTGGTGGTTCACCATTTACTCATTGACGGTGTTTCCTGGAGAGTGTTACTGGAAGATCTCAACACATTGTATCAATCATTACGAAAAGGAAAGGTGCCTGCATTACCTTTGAAAACAGATTCTTTTAAAAAATGGAGCAATGCTCTGATTCAACATGTACAAAATAAGGAAGTACAGGATGAACGATTATTCTGGGAAAAGATTACCCATCAAAACACTGCCTCTTTGCCTGCAGACAAGATAGGAACCCGTCAGTTGAATTTATTGAGTGAGATGCAATCACTCACTCTGAATGGAGAATACAGCAGAAAATTAAAAGGAAATGTTCACACGAAGTATAATACCGAAATCAATGATATTCTTCTGACGGCTTTGGCTTTAGCAGTTAAAGAAACTTTCGGAGTAACAGAAACGGTTATAAGGATGGAAGGACATGGAAGAGAAAATATGTTGAGTGAAATGGATGTAAGCAGAACGGTAGGCTGGTTTACAAGTATGTATCCGTTTTTATTGGGGATTCCGGATGAAAATTCAGCTATAGAGACCAGCCTGATTCATATCAAAGAATCTGTCCGAAAAATTCCTAAAAAAGGGGTTCATTACAACTTGTTGAAATATCTGGACCCTGTTTCTTTAAAAGAACCTCAGGCAAGTATCCAGTACAATTTCTTAGGCGAATTTGATGATTATAAATCTCAGGATTCCCATGTTTTCGATCTTTCTTTTGAAAATACAGGATCACCAATAGATAAAGCCAATAGAGGAAGCGATGTCGCATTGGATGTATCAGGTGTTATTATCAACGGAAAACTGGAAACTTCCATTAAATATTCTGATCATTTATATCATTCGGAAACCATTAAAAAACTTATAGATGCCTATGATAAAAAAGTTAAAGAAATCATAGACTTTCTGGATCAGACTCAAACGAAGCA from Chryseobacterium indologenes encodes the following:
- a CDS encoding non-ribosomal peptide synthetase, yielding MKNIKTILDFFEISKNEYPDKVAVKYKENSLTYRELDEMSDHLASFISKKAGTLNNDFIGVMLEKNQYFIVAILAVIKLGCAYVPIDINSPEERLSFIKEDSNCQLIIDKDVMDSFLTTPKEKTSLSLEILPEDFLYLIYTSGTTGNPKGVAITHSNLINLLFHEDTVFDFQPSDVWTVFHSQCFDFSVWEIFCPLLTGGMLIILDKETAQDPALVKKNIEAEGVTMLSLTPSAFYALTPVFTADFKPNKLRHLFFGGEKLLPVALSWWRKNYPELQFMNLYGATETTIHTTYKVITDKEISENISNIGKALPGYQCFVVGKYLEKVPFGAEGELAVAGGSVARGYINNEELTHNKFVDNPYGEGEKLYLTGDIVKLMPNGEMIYKGRKDRQVKIRGHRIELGEIETVILKNIPEISQVVAEIKEFNNDQLIVCYYSSEEEINKADLANRLKDMLPEYMIPKVYIRIDKFVLNVNGKISYEMLPDVSSDDFIKREFVPAKNEIQKELIAIWEDVLGIENIGIEDDFFELGGDSLNGIKIVNTINKKFEISMNVVDVFEKKTIWEMSELLEFLVGNYNNPNAEEEFDITTI